One stretch of Streptomyces peucetius DNA includes these proteins:
- a CDS encoding hydroxymethylglutaryl-CoA lyase yields MTGTEELPMAVRAAGLPARVRIHEVGPRDGLQNEKSTVPTEVKADFIRRLAGAGLTTVEATSFVHPKWVPQLADAEKLFPLVSGLAGVRLPVLVPNDRGLDRALGLGAREVAVFASATESFARANLNRTVDEALAMFEPVVTRAVEHGLRVRGYLSMCFGDPWEGPVPVEQVVRVTRRLADLGCDELSLGDTIGVATPGHVAALLTALNEAGVPSDRLAVHFHDTYGQALANTLAALQHGVSVVDASAGGLGGCPYAKSATGNLATEDLVWMLHGLGVETGVDLGRLTATSVWMAEQLGRPSPSRTVRALSHKE; encoded by the coding sequence ATGACCGGCACGGAAGAACTGCCCATGGCCGTCCGCGCCGCGGGCCTGCCCGCCCGTGTGCGCATCCACGAGGTCGGCCCCCGCGACGGCCTGCAGAACGAGAAGTCGACGGTGCCCACCGAGGTCAAGGCCGATTTCATCCGGCGCCTCGCCGGCGCCGGGCTGACCACCGTCGAGGCGACCAGCTTCGTCCACCCCAAGTGGGTGCCGCAGCTGGCCGACGCCGAGAAGCTGTTCCCTCTCGTCAGCGGCCTGGCCGGCGTACGGCTGCCCGTCCTGGTCCCCAACGACCGGGGTCTGGACCGGGCGCTGGGCCTCGGTGCCCGCGAGGTGGCCGTGTTCGCCAGCGCCACGGAGTCGTTCGCCAGGGCCAACCTCAACCGCACGGTCGACGAGGCGCTCGCCATGTTCGAGCCGGTGGTGACCCGGGCCGTCGAACACGGCCTGCGGGTGCGCGGCTACCTCAGCATGTGCTTCGGCGACCCGTGGGAGGGGCCGGTCCCCGTCGAGCAGGTGGTCCGGGTGACCCGGCGCCTCGCCGACCTCGGGTGCGACGAACTGAGTCTGGGCGACACGATCGGCGTCGCCACCCCCGGCCATGTGGCCGCCCTGCTCACCGCACTGAACGAGGCCGGGGTGCCGAGCGACCGGCTCGCCGTGCACTTCCACGACACCTACGGCCAGGCCCTCGCCAACACGCTCGCCGCGCTCCAGCACGGCGTGAGTGTCGTCGACGCCTCGGCGGGCGGCCTCGGCGGCTGCCCGTACGCGAAGAGCGCGACCGGAAACCTGGCCACCGAGGACCTCGTGTGGATGCTTCACGGCCTCGGCGTCGAAACCGGGGTCGATCTCGGCCGGCTCACCGCCACAAGCGTGTGGATGGCCGAACAACTGGGCCGCCCCAGCCCCTCCCGTACCGTCCGTGCCCTCTCCCACAAGGAGTGA
- a CDS encoding acyl-CoA dehydrogenase family protein, which produces MSLDHRLSAEHEELRRTVEQFAHDVVAPKIGDFYERHEFPYEIVREMGRMGLFGLPFPEEYGGMGGDYLALGIALEELARVDSSVAITLEAGVSLGAMPIHLFGTEEQKQQWLPRLCSGELLGAFGLTEPDCGSDAGGTKTTAVRDGDEWVINGSKCFITNSGTDITGLVTVTAVTGRKADGRPEISAIIVPSGTPGFTVAAPYSKVGWNASDTRELSFADVRVPAANLLGEEGRGYAQFLRILDEGRIAISALATGLAQGCVDESVKYAGERHAFGRPIGANQAIQFKIADMEMKAHMARVGWRDAASRLVRGEPFKKEAAVAKLYSSTVAVDNAREATQIHGGYGFMNEYPVARMWRDSKILEIGEGTSEVQRMLIARELGLTG; this is translated from the coding sequence ATGTCCCTTGACCACCGGCTCTCCGCCGAACACGAGGAACTCCGCCGTACGGTCGAGCAGTTCGCGCACGACGTGGTCGCCCCGAAGATCGGCGACTTTTACGAGCGGCACGAGTTCCCTTACGAGATCGTCCGCGAGATGGGCAGGATGGGTCTGTTCGGCCTGCCGTTCCCCGAGGAGTACGGCGGCATGGGCGGCGACTACCTCGCCCTCGGCATCGCCCTGGAGGAACTGGCCCGGGTCGACTCGTCCGTGGCCATCACCCTGGAGGCGGGCGTCTCGCTCGGCGCGATGCCGATCCATCTGTTCGGCACCGAGGAGCAGAAGCAGCAGTGGCTGCCCCGGCTCTGCTCGGGCGAGCTCCTCGGCGCCTTCGGCCTGACCGAGCCCGACTGCGGCTCCGACGCGGGCGGCACGAAGACGACCGCCGTGCGGGACGGCGACGAGTGGGTCATCAACGGCTCCAAGTGCTTCATCACCAACTCGGGCACCGACATCACCGGTCTGGTGACGGTCACCGCGGTCACGGGCCGCAAGGCGGACGGACGGCCGGAGATCTCCGCCATCATCGTCCCCTCGGGCACGCCGGGTTTCACGGTCGCCGCCCCCTACTCCAAGGTCGGGTGGAACGCCTCCGACACGCGTGAGCTGTCGTTCGCCGACGTCCGCGTCCCGGCCGCCAACCTGCTGGGCGAGGAGGGCCGGGGGTACGCGCAGTTCCTGCGGATCCTGGACGAGGGCCGCATCGCCATATCGGCGCTGGCGACGGGTCTGGCACAGGGCTGTGTGGACGAGTCCGTGAAGTACGCCGGGGAGCGGCATGCGTTCGGCAGGCCGATCGGGGCGAACCAGGCGATCCAGTTCAAGATCGCGGACATGGAGATGAAGGCGCACATGGCGCGCGTCGGCTGGCGTGACGCGGCGTCGCGGCTGGTGCGTGGCGAGCCGTTCAAGAAGGAGGCGGCCGTCGCCAAGCTGTACTCGTCGACCGTCGCGGTGGACAACGCCCGTGAAGCGACCCAGATCCACGGCGGCTACGGCTTCATGAACGAGTACCCGGTGGCCCGCATGTGGCGCGACTCCAAGATCCTGGAGATCGGCGAGGGCACGAGCGAGGTCCAGCGGATGCTGATCGCACGGGAGTTGGGACTCACCGGCTGA
- a CDS encoding acetyl/propionyl/methylcrotonyl-CoA carboxylase subunit alpha: MFDTVLVANRGEIAVRVIRTLRSLGVRSVAVFSDADADARHVREADTAVRIGPAPAAESYLSIDRLLDAATRTGAQAVHPGYGFLAENAGFAQTCTEAGLVFIGPPASAISLMGDKIRAKETVKAAGVPVVPGSSGSGLSDDELAAAAREIGMPVLLKPSAGGGGKGMRLTRVESALMDEIAAARREARASFGDDTLLVERWIDRPRHIEIQVLADGHGNVVHLGERECSLQRRHQKIIEEAPSVLLDEATRAAMGEAAVQAARSCGYRGAGTVEFIVPGTDPSQYYFMEMNTRLQVEHPVTELVTGLDLVEWQLRVAAGEPLAFTQDDITLTGHAVEARVCAEDPSRGFLPSGGTVLRLQEPQGDGVRTDSGLTEGSEVGSLYDPMLSKVIAYGPDRPTALRKLRAALAGTVTLGVPTNAGFLRRLLAHPAVVSGEMDTGLVEREADTLVPDGVPEEVYEAAAAVRAQALAPGADGWTDPFSVPSGWRMGGQPAPLAFPLRVPGAEPVIHSVGRQAAPRVEEHTVLVEMHGVTHAFHRAGDWLGRDGDSWHVMDHDPVEASLSGAARSGVDTLAAPMPGTVTVVKVAVGDVVAAGQSLLVVEAMKMEHVISAPHAGTVTELDVTAGSTVAMDQVLAVVAPDETGGPGETGATGTAGTPGGTDEEARG, encoded by the coding sequence ATGTTCGACACCGTTCTGGTGGCCAACAGGGGCGAGATCGCCGTACGGGTCATCCGCACCCTGCGGTCGCTCGGCGTCCGCTCCGTGGCCGTCTTCAGCGACGCGGACGCCGACGCCCGCCATGTGCGCGAGGCGGACACGGCCGTCCGTATCGGCCCGGCACCGGCCGCCGAGAGCTATCTCTCGATCGACCGGCTGCTGGACGCCGCGACCCGCACCGGCGCCCAGGCCGTCCACCCGGGCTACGGCTTCCTCGCGGAGAACGCGGGCTTCGCGCAGACCTGCACGGAGGCCGGCCTGGTCTTCATCGGCCCGCCCGCCTCCGCGATCTCCCTCATGGGCGACAAGATCCGCGCCAAGGAGACCGTCAAGGCTGCCGGTGTGCCGGTCGTGCCGGGCTCCTCCGGCAGCGGTCTGAGCGACGACGAACTGGCCGCCGCGGCCCGGGAGATCGGTATGCCGGTGCTGCTCAAGCCCTCGGCGGGCGGCGGCGGCAAGGGCATGCGTCTCACCCGTGTCGAGTCCGCGCTGATGGACGAGATCGCGGCCGCCCGCCGCGAGGCCCGCGCGTCCTTCGGCGACGACACGCTGCTGGTCGAGCGCTGGATCGACCGCCCCCGGCACATCGAGATCCAGGTGCTGGCCGACGGCCACGGCAATGTGGTCCACCTCGGCGAGCGCGAGTGCTCGCTCCAGCGCCGCCACCAGAAGATCATCGAGGAGGCGCCGTCCGTCCTGCTCGACGAGGCGACGCGCGCCGCGATGGGCGAGGCGGCCGTGCAGGCGGCCCGCTCCTGCGGCTACCGGGGCGCGGGCACGGTGGAGTTCATCGTTCCGGGCACCGACCCCTCGCAGTACTACTTCATGGAGATGAACACCCGTCTCCAGGTCGAGCACCCGGTGACCGAGCTCGTCACGGGCCTCGACCTGGTGGAGTGGCAGCTGCGGGTCGCGGCCGGTGAGCCGCTGGCCTTCACCCAGGACGACATCACCCTCACGGGGCACGCGGTCGAGGCCCGTGTCTGCGCCGAGGACCCCTCCCGCGGTTTCCTGCCCTCGGGCGGTACGGTGCTGCGGCTCCAGGAGCCGCAGGGCGACGGCGTGCGCACCGACTCCGGTCTCACCGAGGGCTCGGAGGTCGGCAGCCTGTACGACCCGATGCTCTCGAAGGTCATCGCGTACGGTCCCGACCGCCCGACCGCCCTGCGCAAACTGCGCGCCGCCCTCGCGGGCACGGTCACGCTCGGCGTCCCGACGAACGCCGGCTTCCTGCGCCGTCTGCTTGCCCATCCGGCCGTGGTGTCCGGCGAGATGGACACCGGCCTGGTGGAGCGAGAGGCCGACACCCTCGTGCCGGACGGCGTCCCGGAGGAGGTGTACGAGGCGGCGGCCGCGGTCCGGGCCCAGGCCCTCGCGCCCGGCGCGGACGGCTGGACCGACCCGTTCTCGGTGCCCAGCGGCTGGCGGATGGGCGGACAGCCGGCACCGCTCGCCTTCCCGTTGCGCGTGCCGGGAGCCGAACCCGTCATCCACTCCGTCGGCCGGCAGGCGGCTCCTCGCGTCGAGGAGCACACGGTCCTGGTGGAGATGCACGGCGTCACCCACGCCTTCCACCGCGCGGGTGACTGGCTCGGCCGGGACGGCGACTCCTGGCACGTGATGGACCACGACCCGGTCGAGGCGTCGCTCAGCGGGGCCGCGCGCTCCGGCGTGGACACCCTGGCCGCTCCGATGCCCGGCACTGTCACGGTCGTCAAGGTCGCCGTCGGCGACGTGGTGGCGGCCGGGCAGAGTCTGCTCGTGGTCGAGGCGATGAAGATGGAGCACGTCATCTCCGCACCGCACGCCGGGACGGTCACCGAGCTCGACGTCACCGCCGGCTCGACCGTCGCCATGGATCAGGTGCTCGCCGTGGTCGCCCCCGACGAGACCGGAGGGCCCGGCGAAACCGGTGCGACCGGCACGGCCGGCACTCCCGGCGGGACCGACGAGGAGGCCCGGGGATGA
- a CDS encoding ABC transporter substrate-binding protein, with the protein MPNARASHLTRRGLLSAGGALGLGVALAACGQESKDDTRGTSGKAAPKSGPWSFKDDRGLTAEAKSTPKNIVAFTGTAAALFDYGIQVTGVFGPTRTADGKADVQAGDMDVTELEILGNVWGEFSIEKYAALAPELLVTDMWEKDALWYVPDQSRDKILKLAPSVALWAARINMPGALQRRADLAESLGADMKAKKVTDAKARFEKAAERLRQVAKTKPNLKVLIGSGSQDLFYVSVPKMSADTLYFQELGVKFVEPEPNAQGFFEELSWENAAKYDADVIILDNRTGTLQPDTLKAKPTWAQLPAVKAGQVVPRVTEPIYSYGKCAPILEDLAKALESAKKVS; encoded by the coding sequence ATGCCCAACGCCCGAGCATCTCACCTCACCCGACGCGGCCTGCTCTCCGCAGGCGGCGCCCTCGGGCTCGGCGTGGCACTCGCCGCGTGCGGCCAGGAGAGCAAGGACGACACCAGGGGCACCTCCGGCAAGGCGGCTCCCAAGTCCGGCCCCTGGTCCTTCAAGGACGACCGCGGTCTGACGGCCGAGGCGAAGTCCACCCCGAAGAACATCGTCGCCTTCACCGGCACCGCCGCCGCGCTGTTCGACTACGGCATCCAGGTCACCGGCGTGTTCGGCCCGACCAGAACCGCCGACGGCAAGGCCGACGTCCAGGCCGGCGACATGGACGTCACCGAGCTCGAGATCCTGGGCAACGTCTGGGGCGAGTTCAGCATCGAGAAGTACGCGGCGCTCGCGCCGGAGCTGCTGGTGACGGACATGTGGGAGAAGGACGCCCTCTGGTACGTGCCGGACCAGTCCAGGGACAAGATCCTGAAGCTGGCCCCGAGCGTCGCCCTGTGGGCCGCCCGGATCAACATGCCGGGCGCTCTCCAGCGCCGGGCGGACCTCGCCGAGTCCCTGGGCGCCGACATGAAGGCCAAGAAGGTCACGGACGCCAAGGCGCGGTTCGAGAAGGCCGCGGAGCGGCTGCGCCAGGTGGCCAAGACCAAGCCGAACCTGAAGGTCCTCATCGGCTCCGGCAGCCAGGACCTCTTCTACGTCTCCGTCCCGAAGATGTCGGCGGACACGCTGTACTTCCAGGAACTCGGCGTGAAGTTCGTCGAGCCCGAGCCGAACGCCCAGGGCTTCTTCGAGGAGCTCAGCTGGGAGAACGCCGCCAAGTACGATGCGGACGTCATCATCCTCGACAACCGCACCGGCACCCTCCAGCCCGACACCCTCAAGGCCAAGCCCACGTGGGCCCAACTGCCCGCCGTGAAGGCCGGCCAGGTCGTCCCGCGCGTCACCGAGCCGATCTACTCGTACGGCAAGTGCGCGCCGATCCTCGAGGACCTCGCCAAGGCCCTCGAGAGCGCGAAGAAGGTCTCCTGA
- a CDS encoding carboxyl transferase domain-containing protein — MQQAPVLTSAADPASEAWQANEAAHQELADGLRSRLAAARLGGGDKARARHTARGKLLPRDRVDTLLDPGSPFLELAPLAAEGMYGGQAPAAGVIAGIGRVSGREVVVVANDATVKGGTYYPMTVKKHLRAQEVALENRLPCVYLVDSGGAFLPMQDEVFPDRDHFGRIFYNQARMSGAGIPQIAAVLGSCTAGGAYVPAMSDEAVIVRNQGTIFLGGPPLVKAATGEVVTAEELGGGEVHSRVSGVTDHLAEDDAHALRIVRNIVATLPGRGPLPWTVEPAEEPKVDPAGLYGAVPVDSRTPYDVREVIARIADGSRFQEFKSEYGQTLVTGFARIHGHPVGIVANNGILFAESAQKGAHFIELCDQRGIPLLFLQNISGFMVGKDYEAGGIAKHGAKMVTAVACTRVPKLTVVVGGSYGAGNYSMCGRAYGPRFLWMWPNAKISVMGGEQAASVLATVKRDQLEGRGEQWSAEEEESFKDPIRAQYEQQGNAYYATARLWDDGVIDPMETRQVLGLALTACANAPLGDAGFGVFRM; from the coding sequence ATGCAGCAGGCACCAGTGCTGACGAGCGCCGCGGACCCGGCGTCCGAGGCCTGGCAGGCCAATGAGGCGGCGCACCAGGAGCTGGCCGACGGCCTGCGCTCCCGCCTCGCGGCGGCGCGACTCGGCGGCGGCGACAAGGCACGGGCCCGGCACACGGCGCGCGGGAAGCTCCTGCCGAGGGACAGGGTGGACACCCTGCTCGACCCCGGCTCACCCTTCCTGGAGCTGGCACCCCTCGCGGCCGAGGGGATGTACGGGGGCCAGGCCCCGGCCGCCGGGGTCATCGCCGGAATCGGGCGGGTCAGCGGCCGAGAGGTCGTGGTCGTGGCGAACGACGCGACCGTCAAGGGCGGCACGTACTACCCGATGACGGTGAAGAAGCACCTGCGGGCGCAGGAGGTGGCGCTGGAGAACCGGCTGCCGTGCGTCTATCTGGTCGACTCGGGCGGCGCGTTCCTGCCGATGCAGGACGAGGTCTTCCCCGACCGCGACCACTTCGGGCGGATCTTCTACAACCAGGCCCGGATGTCCGGCGCGGGCATCCCGCAGATCGCGGCGGTCCTCGGCTCGTGCACGGCGGGCGGGGCGTACGTCCCGGCGATGAGCGACGAGGCCGTGATCGTGCGCAACCAGGGCACGATCTTCCTCGGCGGCCCGCCGCTGGTGAAGGCCGCGACGGGCGAGGTCGTCACCGCGGAGGAGCTCGGCGGCGGCGAGGTCCACTCCCGCGTGTCGGGCGTCACGGACCACCTCGCGGAGGACGACGCGCACGCCCTCCGTATCGTGCGGAACATCGTCGCGACGCTCCCCGGGCGCGGACCGCTGCCCTGGACGGTCGAGCCCGCCGAGGAGCCCAAGGTCGACCCGGCCGGGCTGTACGGCGCGGTGCCCGTCGACTCCCGCACGCCGTACGACGTCCGGGAGGTCATCGCCCGGATCGCGGACGGCTCCCGCTTCCAGGAGTTCAAGTCCGAGTACGGGCAGACGCTGGTCACCGGCTTCGCCCGCATCCACGGCCACCCGGTCGGCATCGTCGCCAACAACGGCATCCTGTTCGCCGAGTCCGCCCAGAAGGGCGCGCACTTCATCGAGCTGTGCGACCAGCGCGGCATCCCGCTGCTCTTCCTGCAGAACATCTCGGGCTTCATGGTCGGCAAGGACTACGAGGCGGGCGGCATCGCCAAGCACGGCGCGAAGATGGTCACCGCGGTGGCCTGCACGCGTGTGCCCAAGCTGACGGTGGTCGTCGGCGGTTCGTACGGCGCGGGCAACTACTCGATGTGCGGCCGGGCGTACGGCCCCCGCTTCCTGTGGATGTGGCCCAACGCCAAGATCTCGGTCATGGGCGGCGAGCAGGCGGCCTCCGTGCTGGCCACCGTCAAGCGGGACCAGCTGGAGGGCCGCGGCGAGCAGTGGTCCGCCGAGGAGGAGGAGTCCTTCAAGGACCCGATCCGCGCCCAGTACGAACAGCAGGGCAACGCCTACTACGCGACGGCCCGCCTGTGGGACGACGGCGTGATCGACCCAATGGAGACCCGGCAGGTGCTGGGGCTCGCTCTGACCGCGTGTGCCAACGCCCCGTTGGGGGACGCCGGCTTCGGCGTCTTCCGGATGTGA
- a CDS encoding DUF4429 domain-containing protein, whose translation MVEIIQKDGTWTFDGDTVRIVPGSDKSVSPLRRTLGEVAVPLGALAGISFEPGKKAGRLRLRLRDGADPLLQITAGRLEDAWDPYRLSVEPGRTGVAEYFVDEVRHALLLEQVESGPLDGYVLPGPPLPITVGAGDGTATFDGERIRLEWNWKTEESKQAGGPRTLALDDVRAVEWLPAAGLENGYLRFRTTPEPVRTPPKHDPHAVELWGFRKDPLMALLAAAVVARLPHPYAAGTAQSAPAPSAQTRGTAGPDGSTGADDHDVLLRRLRELGELHQAGILTEDEFSTAKQAVLKRM comes from the coding sequence ATGGTGGAAATCATCCAGAAGGACGGGACCTGGACGTTCGACGGGGACACGGTGCGCATCGTCCCGGGCAGTGACAAGAGCGTGAGCCCGCTGCGCCGGACCCTGGGGGAAGTCGCGGTACCGCTCGGGGCGTTGGCCGGCATCTCGTTCGAACCCGGCAAGAAGGCGGGCCGTCTGCGACTGCGGCTGCGTGACGGCGCGGACCCGCTGCTCCAGATCACCGCCGGCAGGCTGGAGGACGCCTGGGACCCGTACCGGCTGAGCGTGGAGCCGGGGCGCACCGGTGTCGCCGAGTACTTCGTCGACGAGGTGCGCCACGCGCTGCTGCTGGAGCAGGTGGAGTCGGGCCCGCTGGACGGCTACGTACTGCCGGGGCCGCCGCTGCCGATCACGGTCGGCGCCGGGGACGGGACGGCCACGTTCGACGGCGAGCGGATCCGCCTGGAGTGGAACTGGAAGACGGAGGAGTCGAAGCAGGCGGGCGGCCCGCGCACGCTGGCGCTCGACGACGTGCGCGCGGTGGAGTGGCTGCCCGCCGCCGGACTGGAGAACGGCTATCTGCGGTTCCGGACGACACCGGAACCGGTCAGGACCCCGCCCAAGCACGATCCGCACGCGGTGGAGCTGTGGGGCTTCCGCAAGGACCCCCTCATGGCCCTGCTCGCGGCGGCGGTCGTCGCACGCCTGCCGCACCCTTACGCGGCCGGTACGGCGCAGTCCGCACCGGCGCCGTCGGCACAGACGCGTGGGACTGCCGGGCCGGACGGCTCGACCGGGGCGGACGATCACGACGTGCTGCTGCGCAGGCTGCGCGAACTGGGCGAGCTTCATCAGGCCGGGATACTGACCGAGGACGAGTTCAGCACCGCGAAACAGGCCGTCCTCAAACGAATGTGA
- a CDS encoding beta-N-acetylhexosaminidase: MSQPRPIPRLLGSLLLVTAAALSGSVPAAAASGAEHAPTVRPLGQVVPAPASVSPAGAPFTLTAGARIRTDASPEARAVGERLAEVLRPSTGYALPVTTQPAARSVRLRLAADESALGEEGYRLRSAPEGVTITAHRPAGLFRGVQTLRQLLPAAVESDTRQSGPWQVAGGTITDSPRYAHRGAMLDVSRHFLTVDQVKRYIDHVALYKINKLHLHLSDDQGWRIAVDSWPRLATYGGSTQVGGGPGGHYTKADYKEIVRYASSRHLEVVPEIDMPGHTNAALASYAELNCDGVAPPLYTGTAVGFSSLCVRKEITYDFVDDVIRELAALTPGRYIHIGGDEAHSTSHADYVAFMNKVQPIVAKYGKTVIGWHQLTGASPQQGALAQYWGLDGTGQAEKEQVAEAARNGTGLILSPADRVYLDMKYNKETKLGLSWAGYVEVRRSYDWDPGTYLPGAPASAVKGVEAPLWTETISSDAHIDQMAFPRLPGVAELGWSPASTHDWDTYKVRLAAQGPRLSALGIDYYRSPQVPWPAQ, from the coding sequence GTGAGTCAGCCCCGACCGATTCCCCGACTGCTCGGTTCACTCCTGCTCGTCACGGCGGCCGCCCTCTCCGGCTCCGTCCCGGCGGCCGCCGCCTCCGGCGCGGAACACGCCCCCACCGTCCGGCCGCTCGGCCAGGTCGTCCCCGCACCCGCCTCCGTCAGCCCCGCCGGCGCGCCCTTCACCCTGACCGCCGGGGCCCGCATCCGGACCGACGCCTCGCCCGAGGCGCGGGCCGTCGGTGAGCGCCTCGCGGAGGTGCTGCGCCCGTCGACCGGCTACGCCCTGCCGGTCACCACACAGCCCGCGGCCCGTTCCGTCCGGCTCCGGCTTGCGGCGGACGAGAGCGCCCTGGGCGAGGAGGGCTACCGCCTGCGGTCCGCGCCCGAGGGCGTCACCATCACCGCCCACCGTCCGGCCGGGCTCTTCCGCGGTGTGCAGACACTGCGTCAGCTGCTGCCCGCCGCCGTCGAGTCGGACACCCGGCAGAGCGGTCCCTGGCAGGTCGCGGGCGGCACCATCACGGACAGCCCGCGCTACGCCCACCGCGGCGCGATGCTGGACGTCTCACGGCACTTCCTCACCGTCGACCAGGTCAAGCGCTACATCGACCACGTGGCGCTCTACAAGATCAACAAACTGCATCTCCATCTCTCCGACGACCAGGGCTGGCGCATCGCCGTCGACTCGTGGCCGCGGCTGGCCACGTACGGCGGCTCCACCCAGGTGGGCGGCGGCCCCGGCGGCCACTACACCAAGGCCGACTACAAGGAGATCGTCCGCTACGCCTCCTCCCGCCACCTGGAGGTCGTGCCGGAGATCGACATGCCCGGCCACACCAACGCCGCCCTCGCCTCGTACGCCGAGCTCAACTGCGACGGCGTCGCCCCGCCCCTGTACACCGGCACGGCCGTCGGCTTCAGCTCGCTGTGCGTGCGGAAGGAGATCACGTACGACTTCGTGGACGACGTGATCCGCGAGCTGGCGGCGCTCACACCCGGCCGGTACATCCACATCGGCGGCGACGAGGCGCACTCCACCAGCCACGCGGACTACGTGGCGTTCATGAACAAGGTGCAGCCGATCGTCGCCAAGTACGGCAAGACCGTCATCGGCTGGCACCAGTTGACCGGGGCGAGCCCGCAGCAGGGCGCACTGGCCCAGTACTGGGGCCTCGACGGCACCGGCCAGGCGGAGAAGGAGCAGGTGGCGGAGGCGGCCAGGAACGGCACCGGGCTGATCCTCTCGCCGGCCGACCGGGTCTACCTCGACATGAAGTACAACAAGGAGACCAAGCTGGGCCTCTCCTGGGCCGGTTACGTCGAGGTGCGGCGGTCCTACGACTGGGACCCGGGGACCTATCTGCCGGGCGCGCCCGCGAGCGCCGTCAAGGGCGTCGAGGCGCCGCTGTGGACGGAGACCATCTCGAGCGACGCGCACATCGACCAGATGGCGTTCCCGCGGCTGCCCGGTGTCGCCGAGCTCGGGTGGTCGCCGGCGTCCACGCACGACTGGGACACCTACAAGGTGCGGCTCGCTGCACAGGGGCCGCGGCTGTCGGCGCTCGGGATCGACTACTACCGCTCGCCGCAGGTGCCGTGGCCGGCGCAGTGA